In Pectinophora gossypiella chromosome 1, ilPecGoss1.1, whole genome shotgun sequence, one genomic interval encodes:
- the LOC126381914 gene encoding aspartate aminotransferase, mitochondrial, translating into MSQAMQRSTVLVFKPKNVDAILGFTGYRAASTWWSNVPMGPPDVILGITEAYKRDTDSRKVSLGVGAYRDDNGKPWILPSVRKAEEAIFNKKLNHEYAPIAGEASYCDAVAKLALGDDSSVIKEKTNCTVQTLSGTGALRLGLEFIKTHYAMPKEIWLSSPTWGNHPQICNHLGLTVKKYRYYDAKNISFDIDGAIEDICTMPEGSIILLHACAHNPTGVDPTMDQWKKLSEAIMARNVFPFFDMAYQGFATGSVDNDAAAVRLFVEAGHQVMLAQSFAKNMGLYGERAGALTFLCGDADSAAKMMSQVKIMVRTMYSNPPLYGARIVSEILNTPDLKSQWLCDVKMMADRIISMRKALRSGIEGAGSKRSWKHITDQIGMFCYTGLKPDQVEKLTKDYHIYLTKDGRISVAGVTTKNVQYIAEAIHKVSS; encoded by the exons ATGAGTCAGGCCATGCAACGTTCAACTGTATTGGTATTTAAGCCCAAAAATGTGGACGCCATTCTCGGTTTTACGGGATACAGAGCCGCAAG caCATGGTGGTCAAATGTGCCTATGGGCCCACCGGATGTGATCCTGGGTATCACGGAGGCCTACAAAAGGGACACTGACTCTAGGAAAGTGAGTCTGGGTGTCGGAGCTTACAGGGATGATAATGGCAAACCTTGGATACTACCCAGTGTGAGGAAG GCAGAAGAAGCCATATTCAACAAAAAACTAAACCACGAATATGCTCCAATCGCTGGGGAGGCGTCATACTGTGACGCAGTGGCTAAGCTGGCTCTTGGAGATGATAGCTCTGTCATTAAGGAGAAGACAAACTGTACAGTCCAG ACACTATCCGGCACTGGTGCGTTGCGACTGGGCTTGGAGTTCATCAAGACGCACTACGCGATGCCGAAGGAGATCTGGTTGAGCAGCCCTACGTGGGGCAACCACCCCCAGATTTGCAACCACCTGGGGTTAACGGTAAAGAAGTACCGCTACTACGACGCTAAGAATATCTCCTTCGATATCGACGGCGCTATTGAGGATATCtgc ACGATGCCAGAAGGTTCCATCATTCTGCTGCACGCGTGTGCGCACAACCCTACTGGCGTGGACCCTACCATGGACCAGTGGAAAAAGCTTTCAGAG GCGATTATGGCGCGCAATGTGTTCCCGTTCTTCGACATGGCGTACCAGGGCTTCGCGACTGGTAGTGTGGACAACGACGCGGCTGCAGTTAGGCTGTTCGTCGAGGCTGGCCACCAGGTCATGCTAGCGCAGAGTTTCGCCAAGAATATGG GTCTGTACGGCGAGCGAGCGGGCGCGCTCACGTTCTTGTGCGGCGACGCCGACAGCGCGGCCAAGATGATGTCGCAGGTCAAGATCATGGTGCGCACCATGTACTCCAACCCACCGCTCTACGGCGCGCGCATCGTCTCCGAGATCCTCAACACGCCTGATCTTAAGAGCCAATG GCTATGCGACGTGAAAATGATGGCTGACCGCATCATCTCGATGCGCAAGGCTCTGCGCAGCGGCATCGAAGGCGCCGGCAGCAAGCGCAGCTGGAAGCACATCACTGACCAGATCGGCATGTTCTGCTACACTGGGCTTAAACCCGACCAG GTTGAAAAGTTGACCAAGGATTACCACATTTACCTGACCAAGGACGGACGTATTTCAGTCGCGGGAGTGACCACGAAGAACGTGCAATACATTGCAGAGGCCATCCACAAGGTCTCCTCCTAA